The proteins below are encoded in one region of Pseudomonas putida S13.1.2:
- a CDS encoding Na+/H+ antiporter family protein — translation MNAVIAAVGIMLILSLSRVHVVIALIIGALVGGLVGGLGIEGTLKAFNGGLGGGATVALSYALLGAFAVAIAKSGLAHALADRALAMIDRQGHANGGKVKWLMIGLMLVVAVSSQNILPIHIAFIPLLVPPLLYVLTRLRIDRRLIACVITFGLITPYMFLPVGFGNIFLNEILLANVARAGVDVSGVNVTHAMAIPAAGMLAGLLLAVFISYRKKRDYDLARIEQVEQVSVQYNPLTLLVAGLAIAAAFIVQLLLDSMIIGAMVGFLIFSLSGIVKWKDTDDLFTEGMKMMAMIGFIMIAASGFADVMKATGEVKSLVETSAQWIDHSKGIGALLMLLVGLLVTMGIGSSFSTVPILAAIFVPLCVQLGFDPLATVCIVGTAGALGDAGSPASDSTLGPTSGLNVDGQHHHIWDTVVPTFIHYNLPLLAFGWVAAMTL, via the coding sequence TCATCGCCCTGATCATCGGGGCGCTGGTCGGTGGGCTGGTGGGTGGCCTGGGCATCGAAGGCACGCTAAAGGCCTTCAATGGCGGCCTGGGCGGTGGCGCCACGGTTGCCTTGTCCTACGCACTGCTGGGCGCTTTTGCCGTGGCCATCGCCAAGTCAGGTCTGGCCCATGCCTTGGCTGACCGGGCACTGGCCATGATCGATCGCCAGGGCCACGCCAATGGCGGCAAGGTCAAATGGCTGATGATCGGCCTGATGCTGGTGGTGGCTGTGTCGTCGCAGAACATCCTGCCGATCCACATTGCCTTCATTCCGCTTCTGGTTCCGCCGTTGCTGTATGTACTGACCCGCCTGCGCATCGACCGCCGGCTGATCGCCTGCGTGATCACCTTCGGCCTGATCACCCCGTACATGTTCCTGCCGGTGGGCTTCGGCAATATATTCCTCAACGAAATCCTGCTGGCCAACGTCGCCCGTGCCGGTGTGGACGTGAGCGGTGTCAACGTCACCCACGCCATGGCCATCCCGGCAGCAGGTATGTTGGCTGGCCTGCTGCTGGCGGTGTTCATCAGCTACCGCAAGAAGCGTGACTACGACCTGGCGCGCATCGAGCAGGTGGAGCAGGTGAGCGTGCAGTACAACCCGCTGACGCTGTTGGTGGCTGGGCTGGCAATTGCCGCAGCGTTCATCGTCCAGTTGTTGCTGGATTCGATGATCATCGGTGCCATGGTCGGTTTCCTGATTTTCTCGCTGTCAGGCATCGTCAAGTGGAAGGACACCGACGATCTGTTCACCGAAGGCATGAAGATGATGGCCATGATCGGCTTCATCATGATTGCCGCCTCGGGTTTTGCCGACGTGATGAAGGCCACCGGTGAGGTGAAAAGCCTGGTGGAAACCTCGGCGCAGTGGATCGACCACAGCAAGGGGATCGGTGCCTTGCTGATGCTGTTGGTGGGGCTGCTGGTGACCATGGGCATCGGCTCGTCGTTCTCCACCGTGCCGATCCTGGCCGCGATCTTTGTGCCATTGTGCGTGCAGCTGGGCTTCGACCCGCTGGCCACAGTGTGCATCGTCGGTACTGCCGGTGCATTGGGTGACGCAGGCTCGCCGGCCTCTGACTCGACCTTGGGCCCGACCTCGGGCCTGAACGTGGATGGCCAGCACCACCATATCTGGGACACTGTGGTACCGACCTTCATCCACTACAACCTGCCATTGCTGGCGTTTGGGTGGGTGGCGGCGATGACGTTGTAA
- a CDS encoding FecR family protein, translating to MNHDRLNPSPDDAITDAAAHWCMRLHADDCTASEREAFARWLAADPRHAEEYQAMLEIWQTADLLPHNATVVDFNTPTRQPARPRNWRPLASAAAIALAVLPLAGWVGWEQGLLPNHYQHFEAADRMQTVELDDGSTVQLNLHTELTYLNFKDQRQVTLKRGEAFFKVQHDSSHPFIVHAGHGQTRVTGTQFNVWKYQDQVKVTLVEGSVLVSSDGSAGGYRLGPGMQASYHKGDFEPQLEQSNDYGNSLAWRSGKLVLDNLSLEQALPVINRYLDAPLQLADASTGRIRISGIYNTREVARLVNNLPKVLPIYLTRSKDGSTVLNSISPPPDKG from the coding sequence ATGAATCACGACCGCCTCAACCCCAGCCCTGACGATGCCATCACCGACGCCGCCGCGCATTGGTGCATGCGCCTGCACGCCGATGATTGCACGGCGTCCGAGCGCGAGGCGTTCGCCCGCTGGCTGGCGGCGGACCCGCGGCATGCCGAGGAATACCAGGCAATGCTGGAAATCTGGCAAACCGCCGACCTGTTGCCACACAACGCCACCGTCGTCGACTTCAACACGCCCACCCGTCAACCTGCACGCCCGCGCAACTGGCGTCCGCTAGCATCTGCCGCCGCTATCGCCTTGGCCGTGCTGCCGCTGGCCGGCTGGGTGGGGTGGGAACAGGGCTTGCTGCCCAACCACTACCAGCACTTCGAAGCCGCCGACCGCATGCAGACCGTGGAGTTGGACGACGGCAGCACGGTACAGCTCAACCTCCACACCGAGCTGACCTACCTCAACTTCAAGGACCAGCGCCAGGTCACGCTCAAGCGCGGCGAGGCGTTCTTCAAGGTACAGCACGACAGCAGCCACCCGTTCATCGTGCATGCAGGCCATGGCCAGACCCGCGTCACCGGCACCCAGTTCAACGTGTGGAAGTACCAGGACCAAGTCAAGGTCACCTTGGTGGAAGGCTCGGTACTGGTATCCAGCGACGGCAGCGCCGGTGGCTATCGCCTGGGCCCGGGGATGCAGGCCAGCTATCACAAGGGCGATTTCGAGCCGCAGCTGGAGCAGAGCAATGACTACGGCAACAGCCTGGCCTGGCGCAGTGGCAAGCTGGTGCTCGACAACCTGAGCCTGGAGCAGGCGCTGCCAGTGATCAACCGCTACCTCGACGCGCCGCTGCAACTGGCCGATGCCAGCACCGGCCGCATCCGCATCAGCGGTATCTACAACACCCGTGAGGTAGCACGCCTGGTCAACAACTTGCCCAAGGTGCTGCCCATCTACCTGACCCGTAGCAAGGACGGCAGCACCGTGCTCAACAGCATCTCGCCGCCGCCCGACAAGGGCTGA